A genomic window from Diospyros lotus cultivar Yz01 chromosome 2, ASM1463336v1, whole genome shotgun sequence includes:
- the LOC127793720 gene encoding acyl-CoA--sterol O-acyltransferase 1-like, with amino-acid sequence MEGEIRNVIAVWFTVLASLCYCHAAAKFVGGSGARLCAFVPIICLFLYLPLELTTIHFGSTTAFFISWLANFKLLLFAFGKGPLSSDPPVSLRHFILLACLPIKPQPQKPQGKEITTKSCHKSPLDYATKIGLLLVFVQVYRHKELVHPGILPALYGFHIYFTLELLLAMAAAVVRALTHLELEPQFDEPFLSTSLQDFWGRRWNLVVTGILRPSVYDPVRSISRRVVGPKWAALSATLATFLVSGLMHELIFYYAGRRKPTLEVTAFFLIHGVCLAAEINIKKALNGKFRLPEIVSRPLVICFVMVTGLWLFLPPILRFEADVRAQRETAAFVEFMMHAIGASGSKSYNQTN; translated from the exons ATGGAGGGAGAGATTAGGAACGTCATAGCCGTCTGGTTCACGGTCTTGGCGTCTCTCTGCTACTGCCATGCCGCTGCGAAGTTCGTCGGCGGTAGCGGCGCCAGGCTCTGCGCTTTTGTACCAATCATCTGCCTCTTCTTGTACCTTCCGCTCGAACTCACCACCATCCATTTCGGATCCACCACCGCCTTCTTCATCTCCTGGCTCGCCAACTTCAAGCTCCTCCTCTTCGCCTTCGGAAAGGGCCCCCTTTCGTCAGACCCGCCGGTCTCTCTCCGCCATTTCATCCTTCTCGCTTGCCTTCCCATCAAGCCCCAGCCCCAAaagcctcaaggcaaagaaaTTACCACCAAAAGCTGTCACAAATCGCCTCTCGACTACGCCACCAAGATCGGGCTCTTGCTTGTTTTTGTACAGGTATATAGACACAAAGAGCTTGTTCATCCTGGGATCTTGCCGGCGCTTTACGGCTTCCACATCTATTTCACGCTCGAATTGCTGCTCGCCATGGCGGCGGCTGTGGTCCGGGCCCTGACTCACCTAGAGCTCGAGCCACAGTTCGACGAGCCCTTCCTTTCTACCTCGCTGCAAGACTTCTGGGGAAGGAGATGGAACCTTGTCGTCACAG GCATCCTCCGTCCCAGCGTATACGATCCCGTCCGGTCGATATCCCGCCGAGTGGTGGGGCCAAAATGGGCGGCGCTCTCGGCAACTCTGGCGACGTTTTTGGTGTCTGGTCTGATGCACGAGCTGATCTTCTACTACGCCGGGAGGCGGAAGCCGACGCTGGAAGTGACCGCCTTCTTCCTCATCCACGGCGTCTGTCTGGCCGCCGAAATTAACATAAAGAAAGCTCTGAATGGCAAATTCAGGCTCCCTGAGATTGTTTCGCGGCCGTTGGTGATTTGCTTTGTCATGGTTACGGGTTTGTGGCTCTTTCTTCCGCCCATTTTACGGTTCGAAGCAGATGTCAGAGCTCAGAGAGAGACTGCGGCGTTTGTGGAGTTCATGATGCATGCTATCGGAGCGTCTGGATCCAAGTCTTAcaatcaaacaaattaa